One Tessaracoccus lacteus DNA window includes the following coding sequences:
- a CDS encoding NAD-dependent epimerase/dehydratase family protein, producing MTRVLVTGSSGKLGRAVVRHLVSEGYDVLATDRTAPAPGTPGTFVLADLTDAAQVFDLVTGVDERGGRVDAVVHLAAVPAPGLVTNTATFHNNVPATFNVFQAARVAGVKKVVWASSETVLGLPFDEEPPYAPVDEEYPVRPNSTYSMGKAVEEEMARHFARWDPELSIIGLRFSNVMEPHDYATFPTWQGDPQVRRWNLWGYIDARDGAQAVQRALETELPGFEAFIIANADTVMETDSADLMAELFPNVPLRGVEGTRTLLGIDKARRLLGFEPQHTWRDEA from the coding sequence ATGACTCGCGTACTCGTCACAGGCAGCAGCGGAAAACTCGGTCGGGCCGTCGTCCGACACCTTGTCAGCGAGGGGTACGACGTCCTCGCCACCGACCGCACCGCGCCCGCTCCCGGCACGCCCGGCACCTTCGTGCTGGCCGACCTCACCGACGCAGCCCAGGTGTTCGACCTCGTGACCGGCGTCGATGAGCGGGGCGGCCGCGTCGACGCGGTGGTGCACCTCGCCGCGGTGCCCGCCCCTGGGCTGGTGACCAACACGGCGACGTTCCACAACAACGTGCCCGCCACCTTCAACGTCTTCCAGGCCGCCCGCGTGGCCGGCGTGAAGAAGGTCGTGTGGGCCTCCAGCGAGACCGTGCTCGGGCTGCCCTTCGACGAGGAGCCGCCGTACGCCCCCGTCGACGAGGAGTACCCCGTCCGCCCCAACTCCACCTACTCCATGGGCAAGGCCGTCGAGGAGGAGATGGCGCGCCACTTCGCCCGCTGGGACCCGGAGTTGTCCATCATCGGGCTCAGGTTCTCCAACGTCATGGAGCCCCACGACTACGCGACCTTCCCGACCTGGCAGGGCGACCCTCAGGTGCGCCGCTGGAACCTGTGGGGTTACATCGACGCCAGAGACGGCGCCCAGGCGGTCCAGCGCGCGCTCGAGACGGAACTGCCCGGCTTCGAGGCGTTCATCATCGCCAACGCCGACACCGTGATGGAGACCGACAGCGCCGACCTGATGGCGGAGCTGTTCCCGAACGTGCCCCTGCGCGGCGTCGAGGGCACCCGGACCCTGCTTGGCATCGACAAGGCCCGCCGTCTCCTCGGCTTCGAACCACAGCACACCTGGCGCGACGAGGCGTAG
- a CDS encoding NAD(P)/FAD-dependent oxidoreductase: MCSTLQSLWDSMVVGGGAAGLSAAMVLSRAGRHVLVIDAGSQRNRFAAHMHGVLGHDSRSPLDLVRAGREEVAAYGVRFLDGAVAKVGDGTDGVTVTTGTGQELRARTLIVATGITDVLPEAPGLADRWGVDVLHCPYCHGWEVRGQRIGVLATSPMSLHQVRMVRQWTDDLVYFAAAAGPLEPAVRQRLAARGIEVVDSPVTGIVVADDALTGVSTADGRTTAVSAIFTAAPLVGHDGHAVVLGPRR; this comes from the coding sequence ATGTGCAGCACTCTTCAGTCCTTGTGGGACTCGATGGTCGTCGGAGGCGGGGCGGCCGGTCTGTCGGCGGCCATGGTGCTCAGTCGCGCGGGCCGGCACGTCCTGGTGATCGACGCAGGCAGCCAGCGCAACCGGTTCGCCGCTCACATGCACGGCGTCCTCGGTCACGACAGCCGCTCTCCCCTCGATCTGGTCCGCGCCGGCCGGGAGGAGGTCGCCGCCTACGGGGTCCGGTTCCTCGACGGGGCTGTGGCAAAGGTCGGTGACGGCACGGACGGGGTGACGGTGACCACCGGTACCGGTCAGGAGCTCCGGGCCCGTACTCTCATCGTCGCGACGGGCATCACGGACGTGCTGCCCGAGGCGCCGGGGCTCGCGGACCGGTGGGGAGTGGACGTGCTGCACTGCCCCTACTGCCACGGCTGGGAGGTCCGCGGCCAGCGGATCGGGGTCCTCGCGACCTCCCCGATGAGCCTGCATCAGGTCCGCATGGTCCGCCAGTGGACCGACGATCTCGTGTACTTCGCTGCGGCAGCCGGACCCCTCGAACCAGCCGTTCGCCAGCGGCTGGCCGCTCGTGGCATCGAGGTGGTCGACAGCCCGGTGACCGGGATCGTTGTCGCCGACGACGCCCTCACCGGAGTCAGCACGGCCGACGGCCGGACCACGGCGGTGAGCGCGATCTTCACGGCCGCTCCTCTTGTCGGTCACGACGGTCACGCCGTCGTACTCGGACCACGCCGGTGA
- a CDS encoding DUF222 domain-containing protein has translation MGDEQLSTSAALVAIDGALSSIDHSQRTGIDHRERLELLRQVRRAKDRLAGLEACLISEAEERGSAEVVSGTQLSSLLGREEHLDRSEARRQVGQAGRIARHSDVARAVVDGTLSPGHAVSVGEALGRLPLALTEEQRASARGFLLEKARSATPRQVAETHDEVLQAVAPELLPTPAQVDAQLRRQRERALQRRHLVYAPDPEHPGSWFFKGSLPVLEAEIVVNAITAEVADRKRAERRQRHRDLTPTWQQRQADALVAVVTGGTAPSLLDRFLGVGQAACVVV, from the coding sequence ATGGGGGATGAGCAGTTGTCGACGAGCGCGGCGTTGGTCGCGATCGACGGCGCGCTTTCTTCCATCGATCACTCCCAGCGCACCGGGATCGACCACCGTGAACGGCTGGAGCTGCTGCGGCAGGTGCGTCGCGCGAAGGACCGGCTGGCCGGGTTGGAGGCATGCCTGATCTCGGAGGCCGAGGAGCGCGGCTCGGCGGAGGTGGTGAGCGGGACGCAGCTCTCGAGCCTGTTGGGCAGGGAGGAGCACCTCGACCGGAGTGAGGCTCGCCGTCAGGTGGGTCAGGCGGGGCGGATCGCCCGGCATTCCGACGTGGCGAGGGCCGTGGTGGACGGGACCCTCAGCCCGGGCCATGCCGTCAGCGTCGGCGAGGCGCTCGGGCGGCTGCCCCTCGCGCTGACCGAGGAGCAGCGGGCCAGCGCCCGCGGGTTCCTGCTGGAGAAGGCGCGTTCGGCCACCCCGCGGCAGGTGGCCGAGACCCATGACGAGGTGCTGCAGGCGGTGGCGCCGGAACTGCTGCCGACTCCCGCGCAGGTCGACGCCCAGCTGCGTCGGCAGCGTGAGCGGGCGCTCCAGCGTCGTCACCTGGTCTACGCGCCCGATCCCGAGCATCCTGGATCCTGGTTCTTCAAGGGCTCCCTGCCTGTACTCGAGGCCGAGATCGTGGTGAACGCGATCACCGCGGAGGTCGCGGATCGAAAGCGGGCCGAGCGCCGTCAGCGACACCGGGACCTGACTCCTACCTGGCAGCAGCGCCAGGCCGACGCACTGGTCGCCGTCGTGACAGGGGGGACTGCCCCCAGTTTGCTTGACAGATTTCTAGGGGTGGGTCAGGCGGCCTGTGTGGTCGTGTGA
- a CDS encoding HAD family hydrolase has translation MASDFARNLAYRGPFEREGVGKATFVGFGDTSMSQVRAAFEGQLDIIAGTVPLFGDLSGELCQPGVNKATAIEAVIGHLGIDHAATIGIGDGSNDLEMLDYCAVGIAMGNASSAAKSAADETTSAILDDGIWHAFRSQGLI, from the coding sequence ATGGCCAGCGACTTCGCCCGCAACCTCGCCTACCGCGGCCCCTTCGAGCGCGAGGGCGTCGGGAAGGCGACGTTCGTCGGCTTCGGCGACACGTCGATGTCCCAGGTGCGGGCGGCCTTCGAAGGTCAGCTCGACATCATCGCCGGGACGGTCCCACTCTTCGGCGATCTCTCGGGCGAGCTGTGCCAGCCGGGCGTGAACAAGGCCACCGCGATCGAGGCGGTGATCGGGCACCTGGGGATCGACCACGCGGCGACGATCGGGATCGGCGACGGGTCCAACGACCTCGAGATGCTCGACTACTGCGCCGTCGGAATCGCGATGGGCAACGCCTCGTCGGCCGCGAAGTCGGCCGCCGACGAGACCACGAGCGCCATCCTGGACGACGGCATCTGGCACGCCTTCCGGTCGCAGGGGCTCATCTGA
- a CDS encoding acylphosphatase, giving the protein MRRVEVVIRGRVQGVGFRYHCRSEAQRLGLVGWVRNEPDGTVRAEFEGPDDAVVAMVSWSRQGPDYARVTSVEVREIAPTGGSGFTVG; this is encoded by the coding sequence ATGAGGCGCGTCGAGGTCGTCATTCGCGGCCGGGTGCAGGGCGTCGGCTTCCGGTATCACTGCCGCAGCGAGGCGCAACGCCTGGGCCTCGTCGGCTGGGTCCGCAACGAGCCGGATGGCACGGTGCGGGCCGAGTTCGAGGGGCCGGACGATGCCGTGGTGGCGATGGTCAGCTGGTCTCGGCAGGGGCCGGACTACGCACGCGTGACGAGCGTCGAGGTGAGGGAGATCGCGCCGACTGGCGGGAGCGGATTCACCGTCGGCTGA
- a CDS encoding IS3 family transposase (programmed frameshift) translates to MPKPHPKEFRDDVIAVARKGEAPIGQIAKDFGISESCLRNWLAKADRVDAPAADNRSAAELREANKRIRLLEQENEVLRRAAAYLSRDNQPKMMFPLVTDLAQTKGTLRVPVAVSCRVLGFSRQAYYQWLACPVSQRDWDDAHLINAAIDLHAEDPGLGYRLIADDLPEMGITAGENRVHRLCKLQRIRSFHSVKNGSWKKPGPAVHDDLVQRQFHAEGPNRLWLTDITEHRTSEGKLYLCAVKDVWSNRIVGYSIDTRMKKRIAINALRMAVQRRGPVAGCIVHSDRGSQFRAHTYVAELKVHDLTGSMGRVASSPDNAAMESFFALLQKNVLNRHPWTSRAELRLAMITWIEKSYHRRRRQRRLGKLTPVEFEAVHHTTTQAA, encoded by the exons ATGCCCAAGCCCCATCCGAAAGAGTTCCGCGATGATGTGATCGCGGTCGCCCGCAAGGGCGAGGCCCCGATCGGCCAGATCGCCAAGGACTTCGGGATCAGTGAGTCCTGCCTGCGCAACTGGCTGGCCAAGGCCGATCGTGTTGATGCCCCCGCCGCAGACAACCGCTCCGCAGCCGAACTACGGGAAGCCAACAAGCGCATCCGGCTGCTGGAGCAGGAGAACGAAGTCCTGCGCCGCGCCGCCGCCTACCTGTCCCGCGACA ATCAACCCAAAATGATGTTCCCCTTGGTCACCGACCTGGCCCAGACCAAGGGGACGCTCCGGGTGCCGGTCGCGGTCTCCTGCCGGGTGCTGGGCTTCTCGCGGCAGGCCTACTACCAGTGGCTCGCCTGCCCAGTCTCGCAGCGCGACTGGGACGATGCACACCTGATCAACGCCGCCATCGACCTGCATGCCGAAGACCCTGGTCTGGGTTATCGCCTCATCGCCGATGACCTGCCCGAGATGGGCATCACCGCTGGTGAGAACCGAGTCCACCGGCTCTGCAAGCTGCAGCGGATCCGTTCGTTCCACTCGGTCAAGAACGGGTCATGGAAGAAGCCCGGGCCGGCGGTCCACGATGACCTGGTGCAGCGCCAGTTCCATGCCGAGGGGCCTAACCGGTTGTGGTTGACCGACATCACCGAGCACCGCACCAGCGAGGGCAAGCTGTACCTGTGTGCGGTCAAGGACGTCTGGTCCAACCGCATTGTGGGGTACTCGATCGACACCCGCATGAAGAAGCGGATCGCGATCAACGCCCTGCGCATGGCCGTCCAACGTCGCGGACCAGTTGCTGGTTGCATCGTCCACTCGGACCGAGGCAGCCAATTCCGAGCCCACACCTATGTGGCCGAGTTGAAGGTCCACGACCTCACAGGTTCCATGGGCAGGGTCGCCTCAAGTCCCGACAATGCCGCCATGGAGAGCTTCTTCGCGCTGCTGCAGAAGAACGTCCTCAACCGCCACCCGTGGACCAGCCGGGCCGAGCTGCGGCTGGCCATGATCACCTGGATCGAGAAGTCTTACCACCGCCGACGCCGCCAACGGCGTCTCGGCAAACTCACCCCAGTAGAGTTCGAAGCAGTCCATCACACGACCACACAGGCCGCCTGA
- a CDS encoding SGNH/GDSL hydrolase family protein: MDMQSRRGPRRSSEGPRNRKWIIALAVAVVAGLVVWGVAVAIRNPLTTQATSSASPTMSVAAGERPVAVFLGDSYTQGVGATSKAVRWTTLLAANEGWTEVNLGRGGTGYVSTAGVSGCGLEYCPSYPEMIAEELPVDADIAVIAGGQNDFNAWKEDSAKVTAAIDSTLSALRAELPDAKIIVVGPSTPWEVGPTVIGMSAVVQAAAASIDATFVQLIDPPVLSADLLADDGAHPNDEGHAAIAERVAAGIANR, encoded by the coding sequence ATGGACATGCAGTCGCGTCGGGGGCCGCGACGCTCGTCGGAGGGCCCTCGCAACCGGAAGTGGATCATTGCCCTTGCCGTGGCCGTCGTGGCCGGGCTCGTTGTCTGGGGGGTTGCGGTGGCGATCCGGAACCCCCTGACTACGCAGGCCACCTCGTCGGCGTCGCCAACCATGAGCGTCGCGGCGGGGGAGCGGCCTGTGGCGGTCTTCCTCGGCGACTCGTACACGCAGGGAGTCGGCGCCACCAGCAAGGCCGTGCGATGGACGACGCTGCTTGCCGCCAACGAGGGCTGGACCGAGGTCAACCTCGGCCGCGGCGGGACCGGCTACGTCTCCACCGCGGGGGTCAGCGGCTGTGGGCTCGAGTACTGCCCCTCGTACCCGGAGATGATCGCCGAGGAACTTCCCGTCGACGCCGACATCGCCGTCATCGCCGGTGGCCAGAACGACTTCAACGCCTGGAAGGAGGACAGCGCGAAGGTCACGGCGGCGATCGACTCGACGCTGAGCGCACTGCGCGCCGAACTCCCCGACGCGAAGATCATCGTGGTCGGCCCGTCCACGCCGTGGGAGGTCGGCCCCACAGTCATAGGCATGTCGGCTGTCGTGCAGGCCGCCGCGGCCTCCATAGATGCCACCTTCGTCCAGCTGATCGACCCACCGGTCCTGTCCGCTGACCTGCTTGCCGACGACGGCGCCCACCCTAACGACGAGGGGCACGCGGCGATCGCCGAGCGCGTGGCGGCCGGCATTGCCAACCGCTGA
- a CDS encoding iron chaperone, with product MARVSSAHDEYIARAPERFRPILRELRGCVAAALPEADEVMGYGMPGFSIAGVTVVGYAAFSRQCGLYLPAEAITGQAESLTAAGLKRSKTGVTFTVARPIPDDLLDRLLRSARRHLGV from the coding sequence GTGGCGCGGGTCTCATCAGCGCACGACGAGTACATCGCACGGGCCCCGGAGCGGTTCAGGCCGATCCTCCGGGAGCTGCGCGGCTGCGTCGCTGCGGCCCTGCCGGAGGCCGACGAGGTCATGGGATACGGCATGCCGGGCTTCAGCATCGCCGGCGTCACCGTCGTCGGATACGCCGCCTTCAGCAGGCAGTGCGGCCTCTACCTGCCGGCCGAGGCCATCACCGGGCAGGCCGAGTCCCTGACGGCCGCCGGGCTGAAGCGCTCCAAGACGGGCGTCACGTTCACCGTCGCCCGGCCGATCCCGGATGACCTCCTGGACCGGCTGCTGCGATCCGCCCGGCGGCACCTCGGCGTGTAG
- a CDS encoding NYN domain-containing protein, with protein sequence MISSPQTVALLVDADNAPSASIDKVLADLAKVGDVRIRRAYGNWFKPALRAWDAELTSRGFRAVQQSDPVKGKNATDLALVIDAVDIFHSLRPDVFAIVSSDSDYTPLANYLRERGAIVLGFGRVDTAASFRAACTSFKVLAGKTEEPAAQAGTKKKAEPKREPTLNEILAQVIARNADKQGWARVSTVANQIRQQHGQSAKDHGKPTWTKVLKSLPGFEFRDEGTTNVAVRLQAK encoded by the coding sequence GTGATCAGTTCCCCGCAGACCGTCGCCCTCCTCGTGGACGCCGACAACGCGCCCTCCGCCAGCATCGACAAGGTGCTGGCCGACCTCGCCAAGGTCGGTGATGTCCGGATCCGCCGGGCCTATGGCAACTGGTTCAAGCCCGCGCTGCGGGCCTGGGACGCGGAGCTGACCAGCCGAGGCTTCCGGGCGGTGCAGCAGTCGGATCCGGTCAAGGGCAAGAACGCCACGGACCTCGCGCTTGTCATCGACGCGGTCGACATCTTCCACTCGCTGCGGCCCGACGTGTTCGCCATCGTGTCGAGCGACTCCGACTACACACCGCTCGCGAACTACCTCCGTGAGCGGGGCGCGATCGTCCTCGGCTTCGGCCGCGTCGACACGGCCGCGTCGTTCCGGGCTGCGTGCACGTCGTTCAAAGTCCTGGCGGGCAAGACGGAGGAGCCCGCCGCCCAGGCTGGCACGAAGAAGAAGGCCGAACCGAAGCGCGAACCCACCCTGAACGAGATCCTGGCGCAGGTGATCGCGCGGAATGCCGACAAGCAGGGCTGGGCGCGGGTCAGCACTGTCGCGAACCAGATCCGGCAGCAGCACGGGCAGTCCGCCAAGGACCACGGCAAGCCGACCTGGACGAAGGTGCTGAAGTCGCTGCCGGGCTTCGAGTTCCGCGACGAGGGGACGACGAACGTGGCGGTGCGGCTCCAGGCGAAGTGA
- a CDS encoding HNH endonuclease signature motif containing protein gives MAAQLAAPARPEKDVAGAGSAGAPPQPTLVPPGARARPTLVVTVSYEELLCQGYAGGVLASGQRIPAGELRRIACDAEVIPVVLGGRSEILDLGRSERWVTPALRQALVIRDGGCIFPGCGATAVECEAHHIVPWWAGGPTSLENLALVCPFHHAKLEPTRTSGVENRDGWRIVIDPATRRPVVVEPDTG, from the coding sequence GTGGCCGCTCAGCTTGCGGCACCCGCCCGGCCGGAGAAGGACGTGGCCGGGGCCGGATCGGCTGGTGCGCCGCCGCAGCCGACGCTTGTCCCACCCGGTGCACGGGCACGGCCGACGCTCGTGGTGACCGTCAGCTACGAGGAACTGCTGTGCCAAGGGTACGCGGGTGGCGTCCTGGCGTCCGGTCAGAGGATCCCGGCGGGGGAGCTGCGAAGGATCGCCTGCGACGCCGAGGTGATTCCGGTGGTGTTGGGCGGGCGTTCCGAGATCCTCGACCTTGGCAGGTCGGAGCGGTGGGTCACGCCCGCGCTCCGGCAGGCGCTGGTGATCCGTGACGGGGGCTGCATCTTCCCCGGCTGCGGGGCCACGGCTGTCGAGTGCGAAGCCCACCACATCGTTCCGTGGTGGGCAGGCGGACCGACGTCGCTGGAGAACCTGGCGCTCGTGTGCCCGTTCCACCACGCCAAACTGGAACCCACCCGCACCAGCGGAGTCGAGAACCGCGACGGCTGGCGCATCGTCATCGACCCCGCCACCCGACGACCCGTCGTCGTGGAGCCGGACACCGGCTGA